From the Theobroma cacao cultivar B97-61/B2 chromosome 2, Criollo_cocoa_genome_V2, whole genome shotgun sequence genome, one window contains:
- the LOC18610475 gene encoding serine carboxypeptidase-like 45 isoform X2, translated as MWKRMRFLLAFPVISCFFLFFFFCSASAELIKALPGQPANVTFKQYSGYIVTEPKHGRALFYYFVEVDSANPGLHPLTLWLNGGPGCSSLGFGAFLEHGPFQPGENGHLIKNEYSWNLESNMLYLESPIGVGFSYSNTSSDYLGVNDTITAGENLIFILNWFKKFPQYRDSDLYLSGESYAGHYIPQLAALILSYNKRFSGRPIKLKAIALGNPLLDLEISVNNAEFLWSHGVISDEMLMLRKTVCSESRSLKESLHRNLSKQCIDVLNKEQEEIGSYTDPGDLILPICLSSTVLGQTVYQGALNRLHAKLAMTSAVASDPCLGDRIYQYLNTPKVQEALHANTTHLPSDWEFCGGHLVYQRESLEINIIPLLSKLLRRSIPILLFKRIEACAIWELCSLV; from the exons ATGTGGAAAAGAATGAGGTTTCTCCTCGCTTTTCCTGTTATTTCTtgcttcttcctcttcttcttcttttgcagTGCTTCTGCTGAGCTGATAAAAGCTCTCCCAGGTCAACCTGCCAATGTTACTTTCAAGCAATACTCTGGTTACATCGTTACTGAACCGAAACATGGCCGAGCTTTATTCTACTACTTTGTGGAAGTCGATTCCGCCAACCCAGGGTTACATCCCTTGACATTGTGGCTTAATGGAG GCCCTGGTTGTTCATCTCTGGGCTTTGGTGCATTTTTAGAGCATGGTCCTTTCCAGCCAGGAGAAAATGGACACTTAATCAAGAATGAATATTCATGGAATTTGG AATCAAACATGTTGTATCTCGAGAGTCCGATTGGTGTTGGATTTTCTTACTCAAATACAAGCTCGGATTACCTCGGAGTGAATGATACCATAACAG CTGGGGAGAATCTGATATTCATTCTTAATTGGTTCAAAAAATTCCCACAATATAGAGACTCGGATTTGTATCTTTCTGGGGAAAGCTATGCAG GTCACTACATTCCTCAGCTGGCAGCCTTAATCCTGAGTTACAATAAACGTTTCAGTGGCAGACCCATCAAGCTTAAAGCCATTGCA TTGGGAAATCCTCTTTTAGATCTGGAAATAAGTGTCAACAATGCTGAGTTTTTATGGTCACATGGAGTCATTTCAGATGAAATGCTGATGCTAAGAAAGACTGTATGCAGTGAATCAAGGAGCCTTAAAGAGTCCCTTCATCGTAACCTGTCCAAACAATGCATCGATGTGCTGAACAAGGAGCAAGAAGAAATAGGTTCATATACTGACCCCGGAGACCTGATTTTGCCTATTTGCCTGTCATCAACTGTACTTGGGCAGACCGTTTATCAGGGAGCTCTCAATAGGTTACATGCTAAG CTTGCTATGACATCAGCTGTTGCCAGTGATCCATGTCTTGGAGATAGGATATATCAATATCTTAACACGCCTAAAGTACAAGAAGCACTTCATGCAAACACCACTCACCTCCCTTCAGATTGGGAATTCTGTGGAGG GCATCTTGTCTATCAAAGAGAGAGTCTAGAAATCAACATCATACCTCTTCTGTCAAAGCTTCTCAGGAGAAGCATACCAATTCTCCTTTTCAA AAGAATTGAAGCTTGTGCCATTTGGGAGTTATGCTCCTTGGTATGA
- the LOC18610475 gene encoding serine carboxypeptidase-like 45 isoform X1, whose translation MWKRMRFLLAFPVISCFFLFFFFCSASAELIKALPGQPANVTFKQYSGYIVTEPKHGRALFYYFVEVDSANPGLHPLTLWLNGGPGCSSLGFGAFLEHGPFQPGENGHLIKNEYSWNLESNMLYLESPIGVGFSYSNTSSDYLGVNDTITAGENLIFILNWFKKFPQYRDSDLYLSGESYAGHYIPQLAALILSYNKRFSGRPIKLKAIALGNPLLDLEISVNNAEFLWSHGVISDEMLMLRKTVCSESRSLKESLHRNLSKQCIDVLNKEQEEIGSYTDPGDLILPICLSSTVLGQTVYQGALNRLHAKLAMTSAVASDPCLGDRIYQYLNTPKVQEALHANTTHLPSDWEFCGGHLVYQRESLEINIIPLLSKLLRRSIPILLFNGDQDSKIPLTQTRIIANMLAEELKLVPFGSYAPWYDKMQVGGWTQSFGQARKGKNVTYLTFATLRGAAHEVPYTSPSQALTLFRAFLRGSPLPRIPSEKKT comes from the exons ATGTGGAAAAGAATGAGGTTTCTCCTCGCTTTTCCTGTTATTTCTtgcttcttcctcttcttcttcttttgcagTGCTTCTGCTGAGCTGATAAAAGCTCTCCCAGGTCAACCTGCCAATGTTACTTTCAAGCAATACTCTGGTTACATCGTTACTGAACCGAAACATGGCCGAGCTTTATTCTACTACTTTGTGGAAGTCGATTCCGCCAACCCAGGGTTACATCCCTTGACATTGTGGCTTAATGGAG GCCCTGGTTGTTCATCTCTGGGCTTTGGTGCATTTTTAGAGCATGGTCCTTTCCAGCCAGGAGAAAATGGACACTTAATCAAGAATGAATATTCATGGAATTTGG AATCAAACATGTTGTATCTCGAGAGTCCGATTGGTGTTGGATTTTCTTACTCAAATACAAGCTCGGATTACCTCGGAGTGAATGATACCATAACAG CTGGGGAGAATCTGATATTCATTCTTAATTGGTTCAAAAAATTCCCACAATATAGAGACTCGGATTTGTATCTTTCTGGGGAAAGCTATGCAG GTCACTACATTCCTCAGCTGGCAGCCTTAATCCTGAGTTACAATAAACGTTTCAGTGGCAGACCCATCAAGCTTAAAGCCATTGCA TTGGGAAATCCTCTTTTAGATCTGGAAATAAGTGTCAACAATGCTGAGTTTTTATGGTCACATGGAGTCATTTCAGATGAAATGCTGATGCTAAGAAAGACTGTATGCAGTGAATCAAGGAGCCTTAAAGAGTCCCTTCATCGTAACCTGTCCAAACAATGCATCGATGTGCTGAACAAGGAGCAAGAAGAAATAGGTTCATATACTGACCCCGGAGACCTGATTTTGCCTATTTGCCTGTCATCAACTGTACTTGGGCAGACCGTTTATCAGGGAGCTCTCAATAGGTTACATGCTAAG CTTGCTATGACATCAGCTGTTGCCAGTGATCCATGTCTTGGAGATAGGATATATCAATATCTTAACACGCCTAAAGTACAAGAAGCACTTCATGCAAACACCACTCACCTCCCTTCAGATTGGGAATTCTGTGGAGG GCATCTTGTCTATCAAAGAGAGAGTCTAGAAATCAACATCATACCTCTTCTGTCAAAGCTTCTCAGGAGAAGCATACCAATTCTCCTTTTCAA CGGAGATCAAGATTCAAAAATCCCATTAACACAAACAAGGATAATTGCGAATATGCTTGCAGAAGAATTGAAGCTTGTGCCATTTGGGAGTTATGCTCCTTGGTATGACAAGATGCAG GTTGGTGGGTGGACTCAGTCAtttggccaagcaaggaaaggaaaaaatgttACATATTTAACTTTTGCTACGCTCAGAGGTGCAGCACATGAGGTCCCATACACTTCACCTTCACAAGCTCTCACCCTATTCCGGGCATTTCTTAGAGGATCTCCTTTGCCTAGAATTCCatcagaaaagaaaacatag